Proteins encoded in a region of the Paenibacillus wynnii genome:
- a CDS encoding GntR family transcriptional regulator, with amino-acid sequence MSTKEEIMNSLKNEILTLALKPGTILSETVLSERFQISRTPLRDVLKQLSLESYTDIYPKKGNLVSFIDLESVEQIIYLRSVLEKEIIKYLSTHLLLKGMHELKEILDKQQAVIHQEDAAEQFLNLDDEFHKTLFKLAGREFLWNLIQQSNVHYVRYRRLHMLRKEKLEAIYKEHQSILEYMMNKETDKIDELIHHHLREDINTLYLQENFSEYIKA; translated from the coding sequence ATGTCTACCAAAGAAGAAATCATGAATTCACTAAAGAATGAAATTCTTACCCTGGCGCTAAAGCCCGGCACAATACTGAGTGAGACCGTCTTGTCCGAACGCTTTCAAATCTCAAGAACCCCATTGCGTGATGTGCTGAAACAACTCAGTCTTGAATCCTATACCGATATCTATCCTAAAAAAGGAAATCTGGTTTCATTTATTGATCTAGAGTCTGTTGAACAGATTATTTATTTGAGAAGTGTTTTGGAAAAAGAGATTATAAAGTATCTTTCCACCCATCTCTTACTCAAAGGTATGCATGAACTTAAGGAGATATTGGATAAGCAGCAAGCCGTCATCCATCAAGAAGATGCTGCGGAACAATTCCTTAACCTGGATGATGAATTTCACAAGACCCTGTTCAAACTTGCCGGGCGGGAATTCCTGTGGAATTTAATTCAGCAATCCAATGTGCATTATGTAAGATATCGCAGGCTGCATATGCTTAGGAAGGAAAAACTCGAGGCCATTTACAAAGAACATCAAAGTATTCTCGAATATATGATGAACAAGGAAACTGATAAAATCGATGAGCTGATCCATCACCATCTGCGGGAAGATATTAATACGTTGTATTTGCAAGAGAATTTCTCTGAATATATCAAAGCTTAG
- a CDS encoding TetR/AcrR family transcriptional regulator, whose amino-acid sequence MNQKQLQSEQTKKKVAGASRALFVQKGYKATSIEDIVGATGSSKGNIYYHFKSKEGLFLYLIEEWDREWSLNWEQSEHLYKTSVEKLYGMAEHLANDDLNHPLTKAADEFFHHEEKTSEVESRMNEMMTGHLEFNRKLLQEGMDHGEFVPNDAERLAYILEALFFGANQLSRRTHTPEKTRALYKDAITVFLNGVAFK is encoded by the coding sequence ATGAACCAGAAACAGCTACAAAGTGAACAGACTAAGAAAAAAGTTGCGGGAGCATCCCGAGCACTGTTTGTTCAAAAGGGCTATAAAGCTACCTCAATCGAAGATATTGTAGGTGCGACTGGAAGCAGTAAGGGCAATATCTACTACCACTTCAAAAGCAAGGAAGGTCTGTTTCTTTATTTAATCGAAGAGTGGGACCGCGAATGGAGCCTTAACTGGGAGCAAAGCGAGCACCTCTATAAGACATCTGTAGAGAAGCTCTACGGTATGGCCGAACACCTGGCCAACGACGATTTGAACCATCCGCTAACTAAGGCTGCCGATGAGTTTTTCCATCATGAAGAGAAAACCTCTGAGGTAGAATCCAGAATGAACGAAATGATGACTGGACATCTGGAATTCAATCGGAAACTGCTGCAAGAAGGAATGGATCACGGCGAATTTGTCCCGAATGATGCTGAACGTCTTGCTTATATACTGGAAGCTCTCTTTTTCGGGGCGAATCAATTATCACGGCGAACCCATACTCCCGAAAAGACACGGGCACTTTATAAAGATGCAATTACAGTCTTTTTAAATGGTGTTGCCTTTAAATAA
- a CDS encoding MFS transporter: MSLLLRNRGALAILMLNIFIIFTGIGLIIPIMPSYMNLLHINGSLLGLLVAAFSITQLLFSAIAGRLSDSIGRKKIILAGMLLFALSEWMFGAVSSIPLLFLARMLGGVSAALVMPAVMAYTADITSDEERGKGMGFINAAITTGFIIGPGIGGYLAEFGVRVPFYVAAVGGLLAMTVTALFLPQVSKTGHTKDMNATDNQAQSGLLRQLASSFHAPYFISLIVVFIASFGLANFETVFGLFVDHKFGFTPKDIAFIITFGSISGAIVQVTIFGWIINRFGEKKVITVSLFISALFIFLAVFANTFWLIVAVTFVLFLSIDILRPAIGTQMSKFADNQQGYVAGLNSAFTSLGNIVGPLIAGVLFDFNISYPYLVAAIILIFGFLISFKSKEVPYNQY; this comes from the coding sequence ATGTCGTTACTTCTTAGAAATCGTGGGGCCTTGGCTATTCTCATGCTTAATATCTTCATTATTTTCACTGGGATTGGGCTGATCATTCCGATTATGCCCAGTTATATGAATCTGCTTCATATTAATGGAAGCCTGCTTGGTCTCTTGGTAGCGGCTTTCTCGATTACACAACTCTTGTTCTCGGCGATTGCTGGGCGACTTTCCGACTCTATCGGCCGCAAAAAGATTATTTTAGCCGGTATGCTGCTATTTGCCCTCTCGGAATGGATGTTCGGCGCCGTTAGTTCGATACCTCTCCTCTTTCTAGCCAGAATGTTGGGCGGTGTCAGCGCCGCACTTGTCATGCCCGCCGTCATGGCCTATACGGCCGATATCACAAGTGACGAAGAACGCGGCAAAGGGATGGGCTTTATTAATGCGGCCATTACCACCGGCTTCATTATCGGCCCAGGAATTGGCGGATATCTGGCGGAATTCGGTGTTCGGGTTCCCTTCTACGTAGCCGCGGTAGGTGGATTACTTGCCATGACGGTTACCGCTTTATTTCTCCCCCAAGTTTCGAAGACCGGGCATACCAAGGATATGAATGCTACGGACAACCAAGCACAATCCGGTCTGCTACGGCAGCTTGCCAGTTCCTTTCATGCTCCTTATTTTATCAGCCTGATCGTCGTCTTTATCGCTTCCTTCGGTCTAGCGAACTTTGAAACCGTCTTTGGTCTCTTCGTCGATCATAAATTTGGCTTTACGCCAAAGGATATCGCCTTCATCATTACATTCGGTTCGATCTCCGGGGCCATCGTTCAGGTTACCATTTTTGGTTGGATTATTAATCGCTTCGGAGAGAAAAAAGTCATCACGGTTAGCCTCTTTATTTCCGCTCTCTTCATCTTCCTAGCGGTGTTCGCCAACACCTTTTGGTTAATCGTTGCCGTCACATTCGTTTTATTTCTCTCGATTGATATTCTGCGCCCCGCTATCGGCACACAGATGTCCAAATTCGCCGATAATCAACAGGGCTATGTAGCAGGGCTAAATTCAGCTTTTACCAGCTTGGGTAACATTGTGGGTCCCTTGATAGCGGGAGTACTATTTGACTTCAATATCTCCTATCCATATCTAGTGGCTGCAATCATTCTAATATTTGGATTCCTGATTTCCTTTAAATCGAAAGAGGTTCCTTACAATCAATATTAA
- a CDS encoding helix-turn-helix domain-containing protein yields the protein MNPSYLSFLFKEKTGENLTDYINKERIEQAKLLLKNSNDKVYKVAKALGYDNPKYFFKLFKKVTGFTPEKYRTTHISKSNHK from the coding sequence ATTAATCCGAGCTACCTGAGTTTTTTATTCAAAGAAAAGACCGGAGAGAATTTAACGGACTACATTAATAAGGAACGGATTGAACAGGCTAAGCTGCTATTAAAAAACAGCAATGACAAGGTGTATAAAGTGGCCAAGGCTCTTGGTTATGATAATCCCAAATACTTCTTTAAACTGTTCAAAAAAGTGACTGGCTTTACACCCGAGAAATATCGCACTACGCACATAAGCAAATCAAACCATAAATGA
- a CDS encoding endo-1,4-beta-xylanase produces MSRVLKQVISILLAAGLLIPSGWFGLAVEAAAQDIPVILYHRIVDTATDQWTHTSVDKFRSTMKYLHDNGYTTLTADQYVNIKAGVTTPPAKPILLTFDDGTPDFVTNALPILDQYGMNAVAFIVTGWIGGTYSMSLAQLQDLAANHPNISIQNHTVNHANNTWNIMTQATASAELAQANTYLKGITNKDPVLLAYPYGHFNADVQAAAASNGIKYSFKVGYPDQGDHAMGRYYVQMGTTLSEIANWIGGPAPAPDTTVPSDTVTVYHESFASGKGVATQAGSASLAPVTDKVFAGNADGAALYVSNRANNWDAADFKFSDIGLVNGKTYTVTASVYVDSDVTVPSGAEAYLQTISSYSLLANVNYEAGKAITLIKEFTVDTSKDTTLRVQSNDAGKTVPFYLGDVLITEKASTVTPTPTPEPSRDPALPFTTVTFEDQTAGGFAGRAGTETLTASNEANHTIDGAYALKVEGRTNTWHGPALRVEKYVDKGYEYKVSFWVKMISPASSQLSLSTQVGNTSASYNTLTSKTISTSDDWVQLQGTYRYTTVSDEFLTIYVESSNATASFYIDDISFEKTGSGTISVQKDLTPIKDAYQNDFLIGNAVSAADLEGLRLDLLKMHHNVVTAENAMKPDQAYSSEGIFDFSSEDVLVDKILAEGLQLHGHVLVWHQQTPVWLNTTTDVDNNTIPLGRDEALNNMRTHIKTVMEHYGNSVISWDVVNEVMNDNPSNPTDWKAALRQSPWKSAIGTDYVEQAFLAAREVLDAHSDWNIKLYYNDYNEDNQNKAQAIYSMVKEINDKYALTHPGKLLIDGVGMQAHYNLNTNPENVKLSLEKFISLGVEVSISELDLTAGSNSQISEQQANAQGYLYAQLMNIFKAHAANISRVTFWGLNDATSWRASQNPLVFDSNLQAKTAYYGVIDPNKFIAEHTPDTVNANQSTANYATPVVDGIVDTVWNQASAMSINRYQMAWQGANGEAKALWDDHYLYLMIQVNDAQLNKSSVNAYEQDSVEIFVDQNHARTTFYQGDDGQYRVNFDNETTIEPSSNATGFESATQISGTNYTVEVKIPLQWVTPANDTKLGFDVQINDAKDGSRQSVATWNDTTGTGYMDTSVYGVLTLTGKPAGSEPTPTPITTTATPVPTTAPFSINKDGVVTIKLEVKSDNGRVKGTISNDNMEKALEQATPAANGKKQIVIEVPKQADAKGYEVQLPTQSLKGKENFELWIKTEYATIQIPSNMLSNATENAGQVSIRVDKASTDNLDAATRERIGNHPVIDLNVIAGDKVIEWNNPTAPVTVAIPYTPTAEELSNPDLIVVWYMDGKGNATPIPNSRYEAATKRVVFQTTHFSSYAIASNVKTFGDLQNVSWAKQAIDVMAAREVIKGTADNSFSPADSIKRADFIALLVRALELKETGKNETMFSDVQTSDYYYDELVIAKEMGIATGFEDNTYRPNNNISRQDMMVLTVRALAAVGKSVNASGSLDAYPDAASISDYARDSAMFLVKSGVVVGKNNKIAPNDTLTRAEAAVILYRIWNL; encoded by the coding sequence ATGAGTAGAGTGCTTAAACAAGTCATCTCGATCTTACTAGCAGCCGGTTTGCTAATTCCGTCAGGCTGGTTTGGTTTGGCTGTGGAAGCTGCGGCACAGGATATTCCCGTAATTTTGTATCACAGGATTGTCGATACTGCGACGGATCAATGGACACATACAAGCGTGGACAAATTCAGAAGCACCATGAAATATCTTCATGATAACGGCTACACGACGTTGACTGCGGATCAATATGTGAATATTAAAGCCGGTGTCACAACACCGCCTGCCAAACCCATCTTGCTCACATTCGATGACGGGACCCCCGACTTTGTTACCAACGCTCTTCCGATACTGGATCAATACGGAATGAATGCCGTTGCATTTATTGTTACCGGCTGGATCGGGGGTACCTACAGCATGTCGCTTGCACAATTACAAGATCTGGCGGCAAACCACCCGAATATTAGTATCCAGAATCATACGGTTAACCATGCCAACAATACATGGAACATCATGACACAGGCAACAGCTTCGGCCGAATTAGCCCAAGCTAATACTTATCTTAAAGGAATTACGAACAAAGATCCTGTTCTTTTGGCTTACCCTTATGGCCACTTCAATGCGGATGTTCAAGCAGCAGCCGCATCTAACGGCATCAAGTACTCCTTCAAAGTGGGTTATCCGGATCAAGGTGACCATGCTATGGGCCGTTATTACGTACAAATGGGCACAACCTTATCCGAAATTGCCAATTGGATTGGAGGACCGGCACCGGCACCGGATACGACAGTACCATCCGATACGGTAACGGTTTATCACGAAAGCTTTGCGAGTGGCAAAGGCGTTGCAACCCAAGCAGGCAGTGCTAGCTTAGCACCTGTCACCGATAAAGTTTTTGCCGGCAATGCTGACGGCGCAGCTTTATATGTAAGCAACAGAGCAAATAACTGGGACGCGGCTGATTTCAAATTCAGCGACATAGGCCTGGTAAACGGCAAAACTTATACGGTGACCGCATCCGTTTATGTTGATTCTGATGTGACTGTGCCTAGCGGCGCAGAAGCTTATCTTCAGACCATAAGCAGCTATAGCCTTTTGGCAAACGTAAATTATGAAGCAGGCAAAGCAATTACCTTAATTAAAGAATTTACCGTGGACACGAGCAAAGATACGACTCTGCGCGTTCAATCGAATGATGCCGGGAAGACAGTTCCGTTCTACCTCGGTGATGTATTGATCACAGAGAAGGCGTCTACGGTAACCCCAACACCAACACCAGAGCCATCTAGAGACCCGGCTTTACCTTTTACCACTGTAACTTTTGAGGATCAAACGGCAGGCGGTTTTGCAGGCAGGGCAGGTACTGAAACGCTGACCGCCTCCAATGAAGCGAATCATACCATCGACGGTGCATACGCTCTGAAAGTAGAGGGCAGAACCAATACGTGGCATGGGCCGGCATTGCGAGTGGAGAAATATGTTGATAAGGGCTACGAATATAAGGTTTCGTTCTGGGTCAAGATGATCTCGCCCGCAAGCTCACAACTTAGTCTTTCCACGCAGGTTGGTAATACCAGTGCAAGTTATAATACCCTTACATCAAAGACAATCAGCACAAGCGATGATTGGGTTCAGTTACAAGGAACCTACCGTTATACCACTGTAAGCGACGAATTTTTGACCATCTATGTGGAAAGCTCTAATGCAACCGCATCTTTCTATATCGATGATATTAGCTTTGAAAAAACAGGCTCGGGCACGATCTCCGTACAGAAAGATTTAACTCCGATTAAAGATGCTTATCAAAACGACTTCTTGATCGGAAATGCGGTATCGGCGGCAGATCTGGAGGGTCTTAGACTTGATCTTCTTAAGATGCATCACAATGTCGTTACAGCGGAAAACGCAATGAAACCGGATCAGGCGTATTCTTCGGAAGGCATCTTTGACTTTAGCTCGGAGGATGTGCTTGTTGATAAAATTCTGGCTGAAGGACTTCAGTTGCATGGGCATGTGCTGGTATGGCATCAGCAGACACCTGTATGGCTCAATACTACAACAGATGTTGACAACAATACGATCCCATTGGGTCGGGATGAAGCTCTCAACAATATGCGGACCCATATCAAAACGGTCATGGAGCATTACGGCAACAGTGTGATCTCCTGGGATGTAGTTAATGAAGTGATGAACGATAACCCGTCTAACCCAACGGATTGGAAAGCAGCGCTGCGTCAATCCCCTTGGAAAAGTGCCATCGGGACAGACTACGTAGAGCAGGCATTCCTGGCTGCAAGAGAAGTACTGGACGCGCATTCCGATTGGAATATCAAGCTATATTACAACGATTATAACGAGGATAACCAAAACAAAGCTCAGGCTATTTACAGCATGGTCAAAGAAATCAATGATAAGTATGCGCTGACACACCCTGGCAAACTCCTTATTGACGGAGTAGGCATGCAAGCGCACTACAATCTAAACACGAACCCGGAGAATGTAAAACTATCCTTGGAGAAGTTTATTTCCTTGGGCGTAGAAGTAAGCATATCTGAGCTTGACCTTACGGCCGGAAGCAACTCTCAGATTTCCGAGCAACAAGCAAACGCCCAGGGCTATTTATATGCGCAATTGATGAATATCTTCAAGGCTCACGCAGCTAATATTTCACGCGTGACATTCTGGGGACTGAATGACGCTACGAGCTGGAGAGCCTCTCAAAATCCACTGGTATTTGATAGTAACCTGCAGGCCAAAACAGCTTACTACGGTGTAATCGACCCCAATAAATTTATTGCAGAACATACGCCTGATACTGTAAATGCAAATCAGTCGACCGCTAATTATGCAACGCCTGTAGTAGACGGGATTGTTGATACGGTTTGGAACCAAGCTTCTGCAATGTCGATTAATCGCTATCAGATGGCTTGGCAAGGCGCTAACGGTGAAGCGAAAGCTCTCTGGGATGATCATTATCTTTATCTTATGATTCAGGTTAACGATGCTCAGCTTAATAAAAGTAGCGTAAACGCATATGAACAGGATTCCGTCGAAATCTTCGTGGACCAAAACCATGCGAGAACAACGTTCTATCAAGGGGATGACGGACAATATAGAGTCAACTTTGACAACGAGACTACAATTGAACCGTCAAGTAATGCAACAGGCTTCGAATCGGCTACCCAGATTTCCGGAACAAACTATACGGTTGAGGTGAAGATTCCACTTCAATGGGTAACTCCGGCAAACGATACAAAGCTCGGTTTCGATGTACAGATCAATGACGCTAAAGACGGCTCTCGTCAAAGTGTTGCTACATGGAACGATACGACCGGCACTGGATATATGGACACATCCGTTTACGGCGTACTTACTCTCACAGGTAAACCTGCGGGTTCGGAACCAACACCAACACCGATAACGACAACGGCAACACCGGTCCCAACAACGGCACCTTTTAGCATTAACAAGGATGGTGTTGTTACGATCAAGCTGGAAGTGAAGTCCGACAATGGGCGCGTGAAAGGCACGATATCCAATGACAACATGGAAAAAGCGCTTGAGCAAGCTACCCCAGCAGCAAACGGCAAGAAACAAATCGTAATTGAAGTGCCGAAGCAAGCAGACGCCAAAGGGTATGAGGTTCAATTGCCGACTCAAAGCTTGAAAGGTAAAGAAAACTTCGAGCTATGGATAAAGACCGAATATGCGACCATTCAAATTCCAAGCAACATGTTGTCCAATGCGACAGAAAATGCTGGGCAGGTATCCATTCGAGTAGACAAAGCCTCCACGGACAACTTGGATGCAGCTACCCGCGAACGGATTGGAAACCATCCGGTTATTGATCTGAACGTAATAGCAGGCGACAAGGTTATTGAATGGAACAACCCTACTGCGCCTGTAACAGTAGCCATTCCTTACACACCGACAGCAGAGGAGCTTAGCAATCCAGATCTTATCGTCGTTTGGTACATGGATGGCAAAGGCAACGCAACACCGATTCCGAACAGTCGATATGAAGCGGCAACTAAAAGGGTTGTGTTCCAAACGACACACTTCAGCAGCTATGCGATAGCCTCAAATGTGAAAACCTTCGGAGATCTACAAAACGTATCTTGGGCAAAACAAGCTATAGACGTTATGGCAGCCCGCGAGGTTATCAAAGGAACCGCCGACAACAGCTTCTCTCCTGCAGATTCTATCAAGAGAGCAGACTTCATCGCACTTCTCGTAAGAGCTCTTGAATTGAAAGAAACAGGAAAAAATGAAACCATGTTCAGCGATGTCCAAACATCCGATTATTATTATGATGAATTGGTCATCGCGAAGGAAATGGGGATTGCTACGGGCTTTGAAGATAATACGTACAGACCCAACAACAATATCTCCCGTCAAGATATGATGGTGCTGACAGTACGTGCGTTAGCAGCAGTTGGCAAGTCTGTTAATGCCAGCGGATCGTTAGATGCTTATCCTGACGCAGCGAGCATTTCCGACTATGCCAGAGACAGCGCTATGTTCCTTGTCAAATCTGGAGTCGTGGTTGGTAAGAATAACAAGATTGCACCGAACGATACTCTCACCCGTGCAGAGGCGGCAGTCATCTTGTACCGCATCTGGAATCTGTAG